A region of the Oncorhynchus clarkii lewisi isolate Uvic-CL-2024 chromosome 29, UVic_Ocla_1.0, whole genome shotgun sequence genome:
TCCTTGGCGTTCTTGGCCAGGGCAGCCTGGGAGGGGAAGCGAATGCGGACATCGTGGGGGGCGTTGCGGTCGTAGTCAGTGCAGCAGTAGGCAGTCCACACGTCCTCAGGGATGGCCACGCGGTCCTGGTTGTTCCGGCGAATCATGTGACCTGTAGTGGTCACCCCTGTGACAATGAAGGCGGTGCCACGGCAGTAGTTGTTGAGGCGGACACGGATACGCTCCTCGTGCTCACGCCACGGCCCAATGTTGAACTCTCTGATCTCTGGCACCACGTTGGTCAGGGTGTAAGTGGAGGCTCGGTCATGAGGGTCAGACTGGTGCTGGTCTGGGTTCAGGTGGCCACGTTCATACAGTACTACGTCAGAGTAGTCATCCAGCACTGCTTGGCTGTCCTCAAACTTCATGTGCAGGTAGCCGGTAGGGAAGGGTAGCATGTTTCCATTGCCATCAACCTCtgccagctggagagagaggggagaaggattAGCATATCAATCACACGATTGTAGACTACATAGTAACA
Encoded here:
- the LOC139388670 gene encoding endonuclease domain-containing 1 protein; its protein translation is MQFSPGCLVLVFSLFHSAPRAPATVVEDFNHVERCKDSLYMGTPPRGIIDAKLKKICQRYADKPRFVTLYDPQKRIPVYSAYSFKKTEGDRRVDYPWMYEPQLAEVDGNGNMLPFPTGYLHMKFEDSQAVLDDYSDVVLYERGHLNPDQHQSDPHDRASTYTLTNVVPEIREFNIGPWREHEERIRVRLNNYCRGTAFIVTGVTTTGHMIRRNNQDRVAIPEDVWTAYCCTDYDRNAPHDVRIRFPSQAALAKNAKEGNTVHEITVQDLENFLKTRMDVDQNLQLFYDNCISPSPLPLYLHHTI